The following are encoded together in the Oceaniferula flava genome:
- a CDS encoding LamG-like jellyroll fold domain-containing protein, with product MKPESTEELIALLVEGELHTEQVAELKQRLRKNPQLAAEVRRQIALHGQLSIACEDELASERMQRQIISKVADAEAEGFTSQVTARLSRRRSTRQVLALAAVMALCATAIFFWNLPSLSTEQTTIATLMHSDGVQWHGERLTDGAVVQAGDSVRFDSGLLELELAGRGTLVVEGPAHVDFPAADRAVLHRGSLVMRATEKGHGYRVETSQGSVVDLGTEFAVSVSDDDVVETHVIDGSVEAIPSKGESVTLKKNKAFRLHPEGGEAIDADVGKFYTRMPPRHDVAAQFIHWNFDDSKGLLARAQGELGRSNGQPNDLVFFADPPGTTPQWIDGARGAALHFDGRGAYAESNYRGIEGGSPRTVSFWVRVPEDFILTQGFGMVSWGRKADLGEAWQISVNPLVKDGPVGRLRLGLHGGQIIGTTDLRDGKWHHIAVVMYGGSQPNVGTHVLLYVDGRKETVSRAALQEVKTQVEKAKHGLWVGRNVTYTLDSKTMNTQGGFFRGALDELYVFDAALSQSEILELMERGK from the coding sequence CAAAGGCTGCGCAAGAATCCCCAGCTGGCCGCCGAAGTCCGCCGTCAGATCGCCCTGCACGGACAGCTTAGCATTGCCTGCGAAGATGAACTGGCCAGCGAGCGGATGCAGCGGCAGATCATTAGCAAGGTGGCAGACGCGGAAGCGGAGGGTTTCACCAGCCAGGTCACGGCCCGACTCAGCCGACGCCGATCCACCCGACAAGTGCTCGCCCTGGCTGCGGTCATGGCTCTCTGCGCGACGGCTATTTTCTTCTGGAACCTCCCTTCTTTGTCCACGGAGCAGACAACCATCGCCACTCTGATGCACAGCGATGGCGTCCAGTGGCATGGGGAGCGTCTGACCGACGGAGCGGTCGTGCAGGCAGGCGACTCGGTTCGATTCGACTCCGGATTGTTAGAACTGGAACTGGCAGGTCGCGGCACCCTGGTCGTCGAGGGACCGGCGCATGTCGATTTCCCGGCAGCCGACCGCGCTGTGTTGCATCGCGGCAGCCTGGTGATGCGAGCCACGGAAAAAGGTCACGGCTATCGGGTGGAAACCTCCCAGGGCAGTGTGGTCGATCTCGGCACGGAATTCGCCGTTTCGGTATCGGACGACGATGTGGTGGAGACCCACGTCATCGACGGCAGCGTCGAAGCGATTCCCTCGAAGGGCGAGTCGGTCACCCTGAAAAAAAACAAAGCATTCCGCCTGCACCCCGAAGGAGGAGAAGCGATCGACGCCGATGTGGGAAAATTCTACACCCGCATGCCCCCGCGCCACGATGTAGCCGCGCAGTTCATTCACTGGAATTTTGACGATTCCAAGGGACTTCTGGCGCGCGCTCAAGGTGAACTGGGCAGATCAAATGGACAACCCAACGATCTGGTTTTCTTCGCGGACCCTCCTGGCACCACGCCGCAATGGATCGATGGTGCGCGCGGCGCGGCTCTGCACTTTGACGGTCGCGGTGCCTATGCCGAAAGCAACTACCGCGGCATCGAGGGAGGCTCCCCACGCACCGTGAGTTTCTGGGTCCGAGTGCCCGAAGATTTCATCCTGACGCAGGGTTTTGGGATGGTTTCCTGGGGTCGAAAAGCCGATCTCGGCGAAGCTTGGCAAATTTCCGTCAACCCACTGGTGAAAGATGGTCCGGTGGGACGCTTGCGGCTGGGACTGCACGGCGGACAGATCATCGGCACCACCGACCTGCGCGATGGCAAGTGGCATCATATCGCCGTGGTGATGTATGGTGGCTCGCAGCCGAACGTCGGCACCCACGTGCTGCTCTATGTCGACGGCCGAAAAGAAACGGTCTCCCGCGCCGCGCTGCAAGAGGTGAAAACCCAGGTGGAAAAAGCGAAACACGGCTTATGGGTCGGGCGCAATGTCACTTACACCCTCGATAGCAAAACGATGAACACCCAAGGCGGCTTCTTCCGAGGCGCGCTGGATGAACTTTACGTCTTCGATGCCGCCCTGTCCCAGAGCGAAATTCTCGAGCTGATGGAGCGAGGCAAATAG
- a CDS encoding pseudouridine synthase: MRLDRFLFHHTDHARRDIRRILAAGRVQVEGQVEKDTRCEIGDFTQVMLDGKLLRDTSPVYLMLNKPAGYLSATTDPEHPTVMELINVPETLHIAGRLDRASTGLLILTNDGKWSRRLTEPKENVPKVYLVETAEPVTEETHDHFARGIYFAYEDLTTAPADLEIITPHQARLTIYEGRYHQVKRMFHAVGNKVTSLHRESMGGIMLDRSLEVGKYRPLTEAEVAFSSAPLDTPKS; this comes from the coding sequence ATGAGGCTCGATCGCTTTCTCTTCCATCACACCGACCACGCACGCCGCGATATCCGCCGCATCCTTGCGGCCGGACGGGTGCAGGTGGAGGGTCAGGTGGAAAAAGACACCCGCTGCGAGATCGGCGATTTCACCCAGGTGATGTTAGACGGCAAGCTACTGCGTGATACTTCTCCTGTTTACCTGATGCTGAATAAACCCGCCGGCTACCTCAGCGCCACCACCGATCCGGAACACCCGACGGTGATGGAGCTGATCAATGTGCCGGAGACGCTGCACATTGCGGGTCGCTTGGATCGCGCCAGCACCGGCCTGCTCATTCTCACCAACGACGGAAAATGGTCGCGTCGCCTCACCGAGCCCAAGGAAAACGTGCCCAAGGTCTACCTCGTGGAAACCGCCGAGCCGGTGACCGAAGAAACCCATGACCACTTTGCCCGTGGGATCTACTTCGCCTACGAGGACCTCACCACCGCGCCGGCTGATTTGGAAATCATCACCCCGCACCAGGCGCGGCTAACAATTTACGAAGGGCGCTATCATCAGGTGAAGCGGATGTTTCATGCGGTGGGAAATAAAGTAACGTCACTGCACCGCGAGAGCATGGGCGGCATCATGTTAGACCGCTCCTTGGAGGTCGGAAAATACCGCCCCCTGACCGAAGCCGAAGTTGCATTTTCCAGCGCCCCGCTCGATACTCCGAAGTCGTGA
- a CDS encoding DUF445 domain-containing protein, with product MTDLPNPRLRRMRLAAGAILALMAMLYVFARSYQTQWPWLEWLRAFAEAGMVGGLADWFAVTALFRHPLGLPIPHTAVIPKEKDRIGAALAQFVRGNFLTAELICQQAKELMLVPRMASWMTQPANADKLAQQTLQMLPTALDALEKNDAHKLLTSKLTEQLKTVRPDEISGKLLDWMLAEQRYRKLLAPVLRQLSSAISHNRGRIEEAAGNKAPLNKVPLLGRISRAIAEDISERTTGSIEAKLIAASEDETEPLWDIIDEQLTAAREQFSNNPELRSQLESIRDQWLEDPHSGELAERLWQQVRRSLDRDLQSEVPKTVDHLSSIIVSAGTAIDHNPELAQRIENTLLEGIDQILTQHGEHIEAMIRNTIEQWDAATLIQKLEQQVGPDLQFIRINGTLIGGLVGVSLHAIGLLIWH from the coding sequence GTGACCGATCTCCCCAACCCACGCCTCAGACGCATGCGACTCGCTGCGGGTGCTATTTTAGCGCTGATGGCCATGCTCTATGTTTTCGCCCGCAGCTACCAGACCCAGTGGCCGTGGCTCGAGTGGCTGAGAGCTTTTGCCGAGGCTGGCATGGTGGGGGGACTGGCCGACTGGTTTGCCGTCACCGCCCTGTTCCGCCACCCGCTCGGCCTGCCCATCCCCCACACCGCCGTCATCCCCAAGGAAAAAGACCGTATCGGCGCAGCACTCGCTCAGTTTGTCAGGGGAAACTTTCTCACCGCCGAACTGATCTGCCAGCAAGCCAAAGAACTCATGCTGGTGCCACGCATGGCCAGCTGGATGACCCAACCAGCCAACGCTGACAAACTCGCCCAGCAAACCTTGCAAATGCTACCCACCGCACTGGATGCACTGGAAAAAAACGACGCCCACAAGCTGCTCACCAGCAAACTCACCGAGCAGCTGAAAACGGTTCGGCCTGATGAGATCAGCGGCAAGCTGCTCGATTGGATGCTCGCAGAACAGCGCTACCGCAAATTGTTAGCCCCTGTCCTGCGGCAGCTCTCATCCGCCATCTCGCACAACCGCGGGCGTATCGAAGAAGCCGCGGGGAACAAGGCGCCACTCAACAAGGTCCCGTTGTTAGGAAGGATATCACGCGCCATTGCCGAGGACATCTCCGAGCGAACCACCGGCAGCATCGAGGCCAAACTCATCGCCGCCAGCGAGGACGAAACCGAGCCGCTCTGGGACATCATTGACGAGCAACTGACCGCCGCCCGGGAACAATTTTCCAACAATCCGGAACTGAGGTCCCAGCTCGAAAGCATCCGCGACCAGTGGCTGGAAGACCCTCACAGTGGCGAACTGGCCGAGCGCTTGTGGCAGCAAGTGCGCCGTAGTCTCGATCGAGATCTCCAGAGTGAGGTTCCCAAAACGGTCGATCACCTCAGCTCCATCATCGTCTCCGCCGGCACCGCCATCGATCACAACCCAGAGCTCGCGCAGCGGATTGAGAACACGCTGCTGGAAGGCATCGATCAAATCCTCACCCAGCACGGCGAGCACATCGAAGCCATGATCCGCAACACCATCGAGCAGTGGGACGCCGCTACCTTAATCCAAAAGCTCGAACAACAAGTCGGCCCCGATCTTCAGTTCATCCGCATCAACGGCACTTTGATCGGGGGACTTGTGGGAGTCAGTCTGCACGCCATTGGCCTGCTAATCTGGCATTGA
- a CDS encoding universal stress protein, with the protein MKKTQPIIAGIDFSSPSENVLKHAVHAGRAAGVPVIAVHVLCASHLHHWGKSAGEAEAALEKEALEKLEALVESTVPGESVQCVVCTGRAADELDRLTKEHDAGMLVIAANDMSKRRLGTIASRCVRLVPSDVLLVRDWQEGDFKKIIVCTDFSVSSNTILEKAITEAEANGALLEIVHVIYPPNKDIWGKTLEGGESDTATYVAKVRAQTQEQMDQSLADFADRLKGITHTTKILESVVPSVELTYHINESDADLAVLGTRRQSKLASMFIGTNAERLMHDSEVSVLAVRC; encoded by the coding sequence ATGAAAAAAACTCAACCTATTATTGCCGGTATCGATTTTTCGTCACCATCTGAAAATGTTCTCAAACATGCGGTCCACGCCGGACGTGCTGCGGGAGTTCCGGTGATTGCTGTGCATGTTCTCTGTGCATCACATTTACACCACTGGGGCAAGTCCGCAGGGGAGGCTGAGGCCGCGTTGGAAAAAGAAGCTCTCGAGAAGCTTGAAGCTTTGGTGGAGTCCACTGTGCCGGGTGAAAGTGTGCAGTGTGTGGTCTGCACAGGCCGGGCTGCGGATGAGCTGGACCGACTGACTAAAGAGCACGATGCTGGGATGCTGGTCATCGCGGCCAACGATATGAGCAAACGCCGTCTAGGCACCATTGCTTCGCGCTGCGTTCGTCTGGTTCCATCCGATGTTCTGTTAGTGCGCGACTGGCAGGAGGGTGACTTCAAAAAAATCATCGTCTGCACCGACTTCAGTGTGTCTTCGAATACCATTCTGGAAAAGGCAATCACTGAAGCCGAAGCGAACGGCGCGCTCTTGGAAATTGTCCATGTGATCTATCCTCCAAATAAAGATATCTGGGGTAAAACTCTGGAAGGTGGAGAGTCGGACACGGCCACCTACGTCGCCAAAGTGCGCGCGCAAACGCAGGAACAGATGGACCAGAGCTTGGCCGACTTCGCCGATAGGTTGAAGGGGATTACGCACACAACCAAGATTTTGGAATCGGTGGTTCCCTCGGTGGAACTGACCTACCACATCAATGAAAGTGATGCGGACCTCGCTGTGCTGGGCACACGCCGGCAGTCGAAGCTCGCCAGCATGTTCATCGGCACCAATGCCGAGCGGCTGATGCATGACTCCGAGGTCTCCGTGCTTGCCGTGCGTTGCTGA
- a CDS encoding bifunctional UDP-3-O-[3-hydroxymyristoyl] N-acetylglucosamine deacetylase/3-hydroxyacyl-ACP dehydratase — MEHTVASAATLEGTSLHTGEKVSLTVKPAPAGHGFKFRRVDLDDQPFIDADVDKVQTVERATTLAEGSVKVHTVEHILSALCGMGVDNAIIEMDANEPPIGDGSSAPYVELIKQAGIEQQDKPRKVYEIREPIHMETGNGSLITIVPDKKFRVSVTNVGPDGRFTQYFSSEVTPELYEKEIAPARTFVYYEDVKPLLDKGLIKGGSLENAVVVRGEEVMSKEPMRYNNEFARHKALDVIGDLMLSGKRIMGHVICVKPGHGPNTKMASTLKNEYMRMRTMVPPVTIPEGEAVLDVNEVMKILPHRYPFLMVDRVVDFEGDNKCTGVKNVTINEPFFQGHFPGHPVMPGVLQVEAMAQVASILMLRKPENQGKIGYFMSVDKVKWRKPVLPGDTLFIEAEILKIRRSIGSAICRCIVNGEVVSSGELKFALIDS, encoded by the coding sequence ATGGAACACACAGTCGCCTCCGCCGCCACGCTGGAGGGAACCTCCCTGCACACTGGGGAAAAAGTCAGCCTCACCGTGAAACCTGCACCTGCAGGGCACGGGTTCAAATTTCGCCGCGTCGATCTGGACGACCAACCGTTCATCGATGCCGATGTCGATAAGGTGCAGACCGTCGAACGCGCGACCACCCTGGCCGAGGGATCTGTGAAGGTGCACACTGTCGAACACATCCTCTCCGCGCTCTGCGGCATGGGCGTCGACAATGCCATCATCGAAATGGACGCCAACGAGCCACCCATCGGCGACGGCTCATCAGCTCCCTACGTCGAGCTGATCAAGCAAGCCGGCATCGAGCAGCAGGACAAGCCGCGCAAAGTTTACGAAATCCGCGAGCCGATTCACATGGAAACTGGCAATGGCTCACTGATCACCATCGTGCCGGACAAAAAGTTCCGTGTCTCAGTAACCAACGTCGGTCCCGACGGCCGATTCACCCAGTATTTCTCCAGCGAAGTCACTCCTGAACTCTACGAAAAGGAAATCGCTCCCGCTCGCACCTTCGTGTATTACGAAGACGTCAAGCCTCTGCTCGACAAAGGCTTAATCAAAGGTGGCAGCCTGGAAAATGCCGTGGTTGTCCGCGGCGAGGAAGTCATGAGCAAGGAGCCGATGCGATACAACAATGAGTTTGCCCGTCACAAGGCACTCGATGTCATCGGCGATCTCATGCTCAGCGGCAAGCGGATCATGGGACACGTCATCTGTGTCAAACCCGGCCACGGCCCGAACACCAAGATGGCATCCACCCTCAAGAACGAATACATGCGCATGCGCACCATGGTGCCACCCGTCACCATCCCAGAAGGTGAAGCCGTGCTCGATGTCAATGAGGTGATGAAGATCCTGCCTCACCGTTACCCCTTCCTGATGGTCGATCGCGTGGTCGATTTCGAAGGTGACAACAAGTGCACCGGCGTGAAAAACGTCACCATCAACGAACCCTTCTTCCAAGGTCACTTCCCAGGCCACCCGGTGATGCCCGGCGTGCTGCAGGTAGAGGCCATGGCCCAGGTCGCCTCCATCCTGATGCTGCGCAAACCTGAGAACCAAGGGAAAATTGGTTACTTCATGAGCGTCGACAAGGTCAAGTGGCGCAAGCCGGTCCTCCCCGGCGACACCCTCTTCATCGAGGCTGAAATCCTCAAGATCCGCCGCAGCATCGGCTCCGCCATCTGCCGCTGTATCGTCAATGGCGAGGTGGTTTCCTCCGGTGAACTCAAGTTCGCCCTGATCGATTCCTAA
- the lpxA gene encoding acyl-ACP--UDP-N-acetylglucosamine O-acyltransferase, protein MIHSTAIIDPAAEIADGVEVGAYCVVGANVSIGKGSVLKSHVVIEGHTSIGENNIFFPFSAIGQITQDLKYVGEPTALHIGDHNTFRENTTIHRGTTEEVPTTIGSHNLFLSYSHVAHDCQVGNHCILSNNGTLGGHCTVGDHAIISGLSGAHQFCHIGEHALVGGCTKIVQDVPPYMIVDGNPAAVRSPNLVGLQRRGFSEEARRSIKNAYRKLFLSKKYSLTSLIDELEGTETAQETHVKRLIEFIRQSERGVIR, encoded by the coding sequence ATGATTCACTCAACTGCCATTATCGACCCCGCCGCGGAAATTGCCGACGGCGTGGAGGTGGGCGCCTACTGCGTGGTGGGTGCGAATGTCTCCATCGGCAAAGGCAGCGTGCTGAAATCGCACGTGGTCATCGAGGGCCACACCAGCATCGGTGAGAACAACATCTTCTTCCCCTTCTCGGCGATCGGTCAGATCACCCAGGACCTGAAATATGTCGGAGAACCCACCGCCCTGCACATCGGCGATCACAATACCTTCCGCGAGAACACCACGATTCACCGTGGCACGACCGAGGAGGTTCCCACCACGATTGGGAGCCACAACCTGTTTCTCTCATACTCCCACGTGGCGCATGACTGCCAGGTGGGCAACCACTGCATCCTCTCCAACAATGGGACCCTCGGGGGGCACTGCACCGTCGGTGATCACGCGATTATTTCCGGACTCTCCGGCGCCCACCAGTTCTGCCACATCGGCGAGCACGCCCTAGTCGGCGGCTGCACCAAGATCGTGCAGGACGTGCCACCCTACATGATTGTCGATGGCAACCCGGCCGCCGTGCGCAGCCCCAACCTCGTGGGACTTCAGCGCCGTGGCTTCAGCGAGGAAGCCCGCCGCTCGATCAAGAACGCCTACCGCAAGCTCTTCCTCAGTAAGAAATACAGCCTCACCTCCTTGATCGACGAACTCGAAGGCACCGAGACGGCCCAGGAAACTCACGTCAAGCGACTGATTGAGTTCATCCGCCAGAGTGAACGCGGAGTCATCCGTTAG
- a CDS encoding outer membrane protein gives MKSTLFPVLTALALSSAAHAGSDYSAKAIPTAAAPSCLWTWFAGGSAGYLSGDWDEDIYTMHVGAELTCAGSNASHAVYLEVGYTEKQDNLNYGYQYQSINAIAAPMLEIDYEVDIVPITLNYKYEQTLTDSLNWYIGAGAGIALYDAEADSSYYGHASKDDTVFYAHIFAGITYNITPAFEVFSGVRYVFMDDPGFFDDSDLEDDLNPDGDLHIELGGRYNF, from the coding sequence ATGAAATCTACTCTATTCCCCGTGTTGACAGCGCTTGCGCTTTCCTCCGCCGCTCATGCCGGCTCCGATTACTCCGCTAAAGCTATCCCTACAGCAGCCGCTCCTTCTTGCCTTTGGACATGGTTTGCCGGTGGTTCTGCTGGTTACCTTTCAGGTGATTGGGACGAAGATATTTACACCATGCATGTAGGCGCTGAGCTGACATGTGCAGGAAGCAATGCTTCGCATGCGGTTTACCTTGAAGTAGGCTACACCGAGAAACAAGATAACCTGAACTATGGTTATCAATACCAGAGCATTAATGCCATTGCTGCTCCTATGTTAGAAATCGACTACGAAGTAGACATCGTGCCTATCACCTTGAACTACAAGTATGAACAAACACTTACTGATAGCCTGAATTGGTACATCGGTGCTGGCGCAGGTATCGCTCTTTATGACGCTGAAGCCGACAGCTCATACTATGGTCACGCTTCCAAAGACGACACCGTATTTTACGCACACATTTTCGCCGGCATCACCTACAATATCACTCCAGCATTTGAAGTGTTCTCAGGTGTTCGCTATGTCTTCATGGACGATCCTGGCTTCTTCGACGATTCTGATCTCGAGGACGACTTGAACCCAGATGGCGATCTACACATTGAGTTAGGCGGTCGCTATAACTTCTAA
- a CDS encoding outer membrane protein, with protein MKTTTISLLAGLTLVTAAQAGESYSPKGKTIIAPPPAPSCLWTWFAGGSYGKMDADHWDEDIYTLHLGIERTCVSNPCGSHAFFLEVGYTEKDEDLFIPTSTNLTNGFDQYGNIDMEWEIIPITLNYKFECNLTGNLNWYVGAGAGIALVDFEASSSYDNVDFDDTVFYAHIFAGLTYNVSESFEIYAGARYVIMDNPDLSGTVYDEVADLDGGIHYELGARFNF; from the coding sequence ATGAAAACCACCACTATATCATTACTAGCCGGCCTCACTCTGGTCACTGCAGCCCAAGCTGGAGAAAGCTACTCACCCAAAGGAAAAACCATCATCGCGCCCCCTCCGGCACCATCCTGCCTATGGACTTGGTTTGCCGGTGGCTCCTATGGTAAGATGGATGCCGATCATTGGGATGAAGATATTTACACCCTGCATCTTGGTATCGAGCGCACCTGCGTATCTAACCCATGCGGATCACACGCCTTCTTCCTAGAAGTAGGATACACCGAGAAGGACGAAGACCTGTTTATTCCTACCAGCACGAATCTGACCAATGGTTTCGATCAGTATGGTAACATCGACATGGAGTGGGAAATCATTCCTATTACCTTGAACTATAAGTTTGAATGCAACTTAACAGGTAACCTGAACTGGTATGTCGGTGCAGGTGCCGGTATCGCACTGGTCGACTTCGAGGCTTCGAGCAGTTACGACAATGTCGATTTTGACGACACCGTGTTCTATGCGCATATCTTCGCCGGATTAACCTACAACGTAAGTGAGTCCTTTGAAATCTACGCAGGCGCTCGCTACGTCATCATGGACAACCCTGATCTCTCAGGAACCGTGTATGATGAAGTCGCCGACCTCGATGGAGGAATCCACTATGAGCTCGGCGCTCGCTTCAACTTCTAA
- the lnt gene encoding apolipoprotein N-acyltransferase, whose translation MAMKNFPKCLWPWVLAAVSGLLLALCFPDWNLSGLVWVWMLPLLPAIWRGSRKRYGFGIAYTAGLVFWAVNLKWVWTVSGLGAMVLAAFLALYFGLWGLIAVTLGNPWRKRAVNRDDVQGSAIQQKIAAKQAGKKTGLLGGVLDDSFRSLKFALINAAAWVAIEWLRGWLFTGFGWNGLGVTFHNTPVLAQAADLVGVTGLAFTPVFMSAVIIQTCRRLGAEAQTGKLRPRLDFSVAALLLAVQFCYGVWRVKDVNGWETDRVRVLLVQENIPQDVKWEPRASADIRQGYADSTAAALAKLEQENVESVQQNVNGDEVELQTPDLVVWPESALPLPLLFAEGVDGYFIYGETRHVLEKEVLPLGNFTLLLGMNEFEAEFDGEFARFKEGGGQYNSLATVRPDGLLEQSIQTYRKKHLVLFGEYIPFDEQLPFLRDIFKFSSGASFAGGFTAGTSTEPLTVPVSGADMQVIPTVCFEDTVGRLTRKFVRREPQVIVNVTNDGWFKESEQALQHLANSKFRAIELRRPMIRSANTGVSAIITATGSLKDPVTGERQVIEDENGRPFVRASHYGHAYAPKHGPVSLYAMAGDWFSYLMIGLTSVAFIRARLRSS comes from the coding sequence ATGGCGATGAAGAATTTTCCCAAGTGTCTCTGGCCATGGGTGCTGGCTGCGGTCAGTGGCCTTCTGCTGGCGCTCTGTTTTCCCGACTGGAACCTGTCTGGACTCGTCTGGGTGTGGATGTTGCCGCTGCTACCTGCCATTTGGCGTGGCAGCCGGAAGCGTTACGGCTTTGGCATCGCCTACACCGCCGGACTGGTGTTCTGGGCGGTGAACTTGAAGTGGGTCTGGACGGTGAGTGGTCTCGGCGCGATGGTGCTGGCTGCCTTTCTGGCTCTCTACTTCGGCCTCTGGGGCTTGATTGCCGTCACTTTGGGAAACCCGTGGCGGAAGCGCGCGGTCAACCGTGACGACGTCCAGGGAAGCGCGATTCAGCAAAAGATTGCGGCGAAACAAGCGGGGAAAAAAACCGGCCTGCTCGGTGGCGTGCTGGACGACTCCTTTCGTTCGCTCAAGTTTGCTCTGATCAATGCCGCCGCCTGGGTGGCGATCGAATGGTTGCGCGGATGGTTGTTTACCGGATTCGGATGGAATGGTCTCGGCGTCACTTTTCACAACACCCCGGTGCTGGCCCAAGCGGCGGATTTGGTGGGAGTGACCGGTCTGGCCTTCACCCCTGTCTTCATGAGTGCGGTGATCATTCAGACGTGCCGCAGACTTGGGGCGGAAGCGCAAACCGGCAAACTCAGACCGCGCTTGGACTTTAGCGTCGCCGCCCTGCTGTTAGCCGTGCAGTTCTGCTACGGCGTTTGGCGCGTGAAGGATGTCAATGGCTGGGAGACCGATCGCGTGCGCGTGTTGCTGGTGCAGGAAAACATCCCCCAAGACGTCAAGTGGGAGCCCCGCGCCAGTGCTGATATCCGCCAAGGTTACGCGGACTCCACCGCTGCTGCGCTCGCTAAGCTGGAGCAGGAAAATGTCGAGAGCGTGCAGCAGAACGTCAATGGCGACGAGGTGGAACTCCAGACCCCCGACCTGGTCGTCTGGCCCGAAAGTGCCCTGCCGCTGCCCCTGTTATTCGCCGAGGGCGTCGACGGTTACTTTATCTACGGCGAAACCCGCCATGTGCTCGAGAAAGAGGTTCTTCCGCTGGGGAACTTCACCCTGCTGCTCGGGATGAATGAATTTGAAGCCGAGTTCGATGGTGAATTTGCCCGCTTCAAAGAAGGAGGCGGACAGTATAACTCGCTGGCCACCGTGCGCCCGGACGGCTTGCTCGAGCAAAGCATCCAGACCTACCGTAAAAAACATCTCGTGCTCTTCGGCGAATACATCCCCTTTGACGAGCAACTGCCGTTCCTGCGTGATATTTTCAAATTCTCATCAGGGGCCTCGTTTGCAGGAGGGTTCACCGCAGGCACCTCCACCGAACCCCTGACCGTGCCGGTTTCGGGCGCCGATATGCAGGTGATCCCGACCGTGTGTTTTGAAGATACGGTCGGGCGACTGACCAGGAAGTTTGTCCGGCGTGAGCCCCAGGTCATTGTCAACGTCACCAACGACGGCTGGTTCAAGGAAAGCGAGCAAGCGCTGCAGCATCTGGCAAACTCCAAGTTCCGCGCCATCGAGCTTCGTCGTCCCATGATCCGCTCGGCCAACACCGGGGTCAGTGCCATCATCACCGCCACCGGTTCGCTCAAGGACCCCGTGACTGGTGAGCGCCAGGTGATCGAGGACGAAAATGGACGACCCTTCGTGCGTGCCAGCCATTACGGTCATGCCTACGCCCCAAAACACGGCCCTGTGAGCTTGTATGCGATGGCGGGAGATTGGTTTAGCTACCTGATGATTGGCCTGACTTCTGTGGCTTTCATTCGGGCACGTCTCCGCAGCTCATAA